The following proteins come from a genomic window of Vallitalea longa:
- a CDS encoding stage V sporulation protein S: MEVLKVAAKSNPNSVAGALANTIREQGGAELQAIGAGALNQAIKAIIIARGYVAPSGIDLVCIPAFTDIDINGEERTAIKLIVQSK; this comes from the coding sequence GTGGAAGTTTTAAAAGTTGCTGCAAAATCTAATCCCAATTCGGTAGCTGGTGCTCTTGCTAATACTATCCGTGAACAAGGCGGTGCTGAATTACAAGCAATCGGAGCAGGCGCATTAAATCAAGCAATAAAAGCAATAATAATTGCAAGAGGATATGTGGCTCCATCGGGTATCGATTTAGTTTGTATTCCAGCTTTCACTGATATTGATATTAACGGAGAAGAAAGAACAGCGATTAAATTAATCGTTCAATCCAAGTAA
- a CDS encoding regulatory protein RecX produces the protein MTITDIIQNKRFKNYYDIHIDGEYMFFVTYKELKFLKLKINDDITEEFLQKIYREYIISRAKNRALRLLTRKDMTRKEIIQKLKLTGYNDYVTNKIILFLEEYNFINDKKYVEKYVNYNQKRKSVKKIGMELTQKGISKDTINEYIENIDFCEEENAYNLLYKKYKNVDTIDNKIKRRMIGYLMRKGYNYSLINKVIDQFMRKKNLTNT, from the coding sequence ATGACTATAACAGATATTATTCAAAACAAAAGATTTAAAAACTATTATGATATACATATAGATGGAGAATATATGTTTTTTGTAACTTATAAGGAATTAAAGTTTTTGAAACTTAAGATAAATGATGACATTACAGAAGAATTTTTGCAAAAAATATATAGAGAATATATTATTTCGAGAGCTAAAAATAGGGCTTTAAGACTACTTACTAGAAAAGATATGACTAGAAAGGAAATTATCCAAAAATTAAAACTAACTGGTTATAATGACTATGTAACTAATAAAATAATATTATTTTTAGAAGAATATAATTTTATTAATGATAAAAAATACGTTGAAAAATATGTTAATTATAATCAAAAAAGAAAAAGTGTCAAAAAAATTGGTATGGAACTTACCCAAAAAGGGATTTCTAAGGATACGATAAATGAATATATAGAAAATATTGATTTTTGTGAAGAAGAAAATGCATATAATTTATTATATAAAAAATATAAAAATGTAGATACTATAGATAATAAAATAAAAAGAAGAATGATAGGTTATTTAATGAGAAAAGGTTATAATTATAGTTTAATTAATAAAGTAATTGACCAATTTATGCGAAAAAAAAATTTAACTAATACATAA
- the rny gene encoding ribonuclease Y: protein MDNPIILVILILVVAVVVGIITFKLGVSYRKKVAESQYGSAEQKARKIVDEAIKEAESIKRESRLVVKEETYKIKSDLDKEVKERRNELQRLERRLLQKEESLDKKSDTLERKENQLVSKEEQLSKMKAEVSELQKKHVKELERISGLTSNQAKEYLLKSVENEVKHETAILIKEMEVRAKEEVNKKSREILANVIQKCAVDHVAETTVSVVPLPSDEMKGRIIGREGRNIRTLETLTGIDLIIDDTPEAVILSGFDPIRREVARIALEKLIVDGRIHPARIEEMVEKAKKEVENIIREEGEMATFDTGVHGLHHELTRLLGKMKFRTSYGQSVLKHSIEVSHLSGLIAGEIGVDVRVAKRAGLLHDIGKSVDHEMEGSHVSIGADLCRKYKESEVIINAVEAHHGDVEPTSLVAVIVQAADAISAARPGARRETLETYIKRLQRLEEIAAEFKGVDKSFAIQAGREIRIMVIPDQTSDEEMVVLAREISKKIEDELEYPGQIKVNVIRETRAVEYAK, encoded by the coding sequence ATTGATAATCCAATAATACTAGTAATATTAATACTTGTCGTTGCAGTCGTGGTTGGAATAATAACTTTTAAGCTTGGTGTTTCTTATAGAAAGAAAGTAGCAGAGTCACAATATGGATCAGCTGAACAAAAGGCTAGAAAAATAGTTGATGAAGCTATAAAAGAAGCAGAATCTATTAAACGAGAAAGTCGTTTAGTGGTTAAAGAAGAAACTTACAAAATCAAAAGTGATTTGGATAAGGAAGTTAAAGAAAGACGAAACGAATTACAACGCCTTGAAAGACGACTTCTTCAAAAAGAAGAATCTTTGGATAAGAAATCTGATACTTTAGAAAGAAAAGAGAATCAGTTAGTATCTAAAGAAGAGCAATTATCTAAAATGAAAGCAGAAGTTTCTGAATTACAGAAAAAACATGTTAAAGAGTTAGAAAGAATTTCTGGCCTCACCTCCAATCAGGCAAAAGAGTACCTTTTGAAATCTGTTGAGAATGAAGTGAAACATGAAACAGCAATTTTAATTAAGGAAATGGAAGTTAGAGCAAAAGAAGAGGTCAATAAGAAATCAAGAGAAATATTGGCAAATGTAATACAGAAATGTGCAGTTGATCATGTGGCTGAGACTACTGTATCAGTAGTTCCTCTCCCAAGTGATGAGATGAAAGGAAGAATAATAGGTCGAGAAGGTAGAAACATTAGAACCTTAGAGACTTTAACAGGAATAGATCTTATTATTGATGATACCCCTGAAGCAGTTATACTTTCTGGATTTGACCCGATAAGAAGGGAAGTTGCAAGAATTGCACTTGAAAAATTAATTGTTGATGGAAGAATCCATCCAGCGAGAATCGAAGAAATGGTAGAGAAGGCTAAAAAAGAGGTAGAGAATATTATCCGTGAAGAAGGTGAAATGGCCACTTTCGACACAGGTGTTCATGGCTTACATCATGAATTAACAAGATTGTTAGGTAAAATGAAGTTTAGAACAAGTTATGGACAGAGTGTATTAAAACATTCTATTGAAGTATCTCACTTAAGTGGATTGATTGCCGGTGAAATAGGAGTAGATGTAAGAGTAGCTAAGAGAGCTGGTTTATTACATGATATTGGTAAATCAGTTGATCATGAAATGGAAGGTTCACATGTTTCCATAGGTGCAGACTTATGTAGGAAATATAAAGAATCTGAAGTGATTATTAATGCTGTTGAAGCACATCACGGTGATGTAGAACCTACAAGTCTAGTAGCTGTCATTGTACAAGCAGCTGATGCTATATCTGCTGCAAGACCAGGTGCACGACGTGAAACATTAGAAACATATATTAAAAGACTTCAACGTCTTGAAGAGATTGCTGCTGAATTTAAAGGTGTAGATAAATCTTTTGCTATTCAAGCAGGTAGAGAAATTAGAATTATGGTTATTCCAGACCAAACAAGTGATGAAGAAATGGTAGTACTTGCAAGAGAAATATCTAAAAAAATCGAGGATGAATTGGAATATCCAGGACAAATTAAAGTAAATGTTATAAGAGAAACAAGAGCAGTTGAATATGCTAAATAA
- a CDS encoding pyridoxal phosphate-dependent aminotransferase produces the protein MILSSKGLDIKPSSTLEITAKAKQMKADGIDVVGFGAGEPDFDTPDHIKQAAIDAINEGFTKYTPASGILPLKKAICKKLEEDNNVKYEPSQIVVSNGAKHCLTNTFMAILNPEDEVIIPAPFWLSYVQMVKIADGVPIIVKASKENNYKVTVKDLEDALTKKTKAILINSPSNPTGMVYSEEELKEIADFAVKNDLFVVSDEIYEKLIYGDEKHISIASFNEDIYKKTIIINGVSKSYAMTGWRIGYSAAPEAISKIMSNIQSHASSNPNSIAQKAALAAISGDQECVKKMKVEFDKRRDYMFSRISEMPYISAIKPHGAFYVFVDLDEVLGKKYKGEVIDNASVFAKLLLDNEKVAAVPCTDFGFDTHFRLSYAISMENIEKGLDRIEDFLDNLE, from the coding sequence ATGATATTATCAAGTAAAGGTCTAGATATAAAACCTTCATCAACATTAGAAATCACAGCAAAAGCCAAGCAAATGAAAGCTGATGGAATAGATGTAGTGGGATTTGGTGCAGGCGAACCAGATTTTGATACACCAGATCATATAAAACAAGCAGCTATTGACGCAATAAATGAAGGATTTACAAAATATACACCAGCTTCGGGTATACTTCCATTGAAAAAAGCTATATGTAAAAAGTTGGAAGAGGATAACAATGTTAAGTACGAACCAAGTCAAATCGTTGTAAGTAATGGAGCAAAACATTGTTTGACTAATACTTTTATGGCAATATTAAATCCTGAAGATGAAGTAATTATACCTGCTCCTTTTTGGTTAAGTTATGTTCAAATGGTTAAAATAGCTGATGGTGTTCCAATTATTGTGAAGGCTAGCAAAGAAAATAATTATAAAGTTACTGTAAAAGATTTAGAAGATGCATTAACCAAAAAAACAAAAGCAATTTTAATAAATAGTCCAAGTAATCCAACTGGTATGGTTTATTCAGAAGAAGAACTAAAAGAAATAGCTGATTTCGCTGTAAAGAATGATTTGTTCGTTGTATCTGATGAAATATACGAAAAGTTGATTTATGGTGACGAGAAGCATATCAGTATAGCTTCATTCAATGAAGATATATATAAGAAAACTATAATAATTAATGGTGTTTCTAAGAGTTACGCAATGACTGGTTGGAGAATAGGTTATTCAGCCGCGCCTGAAGCAATATCCAAAATAATGTCTAATATCCAAAGCCATGCTTCCTCCAATCCTAATTCTATAGCCCAAAAAGCTGCCCTAGCTGCTATTAGTGGTGATCAAGAATGTGTTAAGAAAATGAAGGTGGAATTTGATAAAAGAAGAGACTATATGTTCAGCAGAATATCAGAAATGCCATATATCTCTGCTATCAAACCTCATGGAGCATTCTATGTATTTGTTGACCTAGATGAAGTTCTAGGAAAAAAATATAAAGGTGAAGTTATAGATAATGCTAGTGTTTTCGCTAAACTATTATTAGATAATGAAAAAGTTGCAGCTGTTCCATGTACAGATTTTGGTTTTGATACTCACTTTAGATTGTCATATGCTATATCAATGGAAAACATAGAAAAAGGACTAGATAGGATTGAAGATTTTCTTGATAATCTAGAATAA
- the recA gene encoding recombinase RecA — protein MKEDKKRALEAAISNIEKAYGKGAIMKLGESRENMNIETIPTGSLSLDIALGAGGIPRGRVIEVFGPESSGKTTVALHMVAEAQKKGGIAGFVDAEHALDPEYAKKIGVDIDNLYISQPDNGEQALEITETMVRSGAIDIVIVDSVAALVPKAEIEGEMGDSHVGLQARLMSQALRKLTGSINKSNCIVIFINQLREKVGVMFGSPETTTGGRALKFYSSIRLDVRRIETLKQSTDFIGNRVRVKVVKNKIAPPFKTAEFDIMFGKGISKAGDILDLATQENIVNKSGAWYSYNETRLGQGRENAKQYLMDNPQLLTEIDTLVRKHFDIPVDEVKDDKKKEEVKKETTNDKKNKNK, from the coding sequence ATGAAAGAAGATAAAAAACGAGCATTAGAAGCAGCAATTTCCAATATTGAAAAGGCATATGGAAAAGGTGCAATAATGAAGTTAGGTGAATCCAGAGAAAATATGAATATTGAAACCATTCCTACAGGATCACTTAGTTTAGATATAGCACTTGGTGCGGGAGGTATTCCAAGAGGAAGAGTTATAGAGGTATTTGGACCTGAATCTAGTGGTAAAACAACTGTTGCATTACATATGGTAGCAGAAGCACAGAAAAAAGGCGGTATAGCTGGTTTCGTTGATGCTGAACATGCATTAGATCCTGAGTATGCGAAGAAAATTGGTGTAGATATTGATAATTTATATATATCACAACCTGACAATGGTGAACAAGCACTTGAGATTACTGAAACAATGGTTAGATCTGGTGCAATTGATATAGTTATAGTTGACTCGGTTGCTGCACTTGTTCCAAAAGCAGAAATTGAAGGGGAAATGGGAGATTCTCATGTAGGACTTCAAGCAAGGCTTATGTCTCAGGCGTTAAGAAAGTTGACAGGAAGTATTAATAAATCTAATTGTATTGTTATTTTTATAAATCAATTGCGTGAAAAAGTAGGAGTCATGTTTGGAAGTCCTGAAACTACTACTGGAGGTAGAGCACTAAAATTCTATTCATCTATCAGACTTGATGTCAGAAGGATTGAAACGCTAAAACAAAGTACTGACTTTATTGGAAATAGAGTTAGAGTTAAAGTTGTTAAGAATAAAATTGCTCCACCATTCAAAACAGCTGAATTTGACATAATGTTTGGAAAAGGTATATCAAAAGCAGGGGATATCTTAGACTTGGCGACTCAAGAGAATATAGTTAATAAAAGTGGTGCTTGGTATTCATATAATGAAACCAGATTAGGACAAGGAAGGGAAAATGCTAAGCAATATCTTATGGATAACCCTCAGTTGTTAACTGAAATAGATACGTTGGTTAGAAAACATTTCGATATACCAGTAGACGAAGTGAAAGATGATAAGAAAAAAGAAGAAGTTAAAAAAGAAACAACTAATGATAAAAAGAATAAAAACAAGTAG
- the purB gene encoding adenylosuccinate lyase produces MNNVYETPLGTRYASKEMLYIFSPDKKFKTWRKLWIALAEAEKELGIDISDEQIEELKKYKDDINYEVAKEREKVVRHDVMSHVYAYGCQAPTAKPIIHLGATSCYVGDNTDIIIMTEALRLIKDKLVNVIDKLAKFALEYKDMPTLGFTHYQPAQLTTVGKRACLWLEDLLMDYEDVVHQLKKAKLRGVKGTTGTQASFLNLFEGNHDKVKELDKSVATKLGYEDTFPVTGQTYPRKLDSQMLNVLSTIAQSAYKFSNDIRLLQNLKEIEEPFEKSQIGSSAMAYKRNPMRSERISSLSRHIICNALNPAITASTQWFERTLDDSANKRLSVPEAFLAADAVLEIFMNVVDGLVVYDKVIHQRIMSELPFMATETILMEGVKKGGDRQELHEKIRVLSMEAGKQVKMEGKKNDLIERILADGTFGMSKEEILSILKPENFIGRAPEQVEDFINNYVNVILDENKDVLGKTAELSV; encoded by the coding sequence TTGAATAACGTATATGAAACACCATTAGGGACAAGGTATGCTAGTAAGGAAATGTTATATATTTTTTCTCCAGACAAAAAATTCAAGACATGGAGAAAATTATGGATAGCTCTTGCAGAAGCAGAGAAAGAATTAGGAATCGATATTAGCGATGAGCAGATAGAAGAATTAAAAAAATATAAAGATGATATTAATTATGAAGTAGCAAAAGAAAGAGAAAAAGTTGTTCGCCATGATGTCATGTCCCATGTATATGCATATGGATGTCAAGCTCCAACAGCTAAACCAATAATTCATTTAGGAGCAACTAGTTGTTATGTGGGAGATAATACAGACATAATAATTATGACAGAAGCTCTAAGATTGATAAAAGATAAACTAGTTAATGTAATTGATAAGTTAGCTAAGTTCGCTCTTGAATATAAAGATATGCCAACATTAGGATTTACCCATTACCAGCCAGCTCAATTGACTACTGTTGGTAAAAGAGCATGCCTATGGTTAGAAGATTTATTGATGGATTATGAAGATGTAGTACATCAACTGAAAAAAGCTAAACTTAGAGGGGTAAAAGGTACTACAGGTACACAAGCAAGTTTCCTTAATCTATTTGAGGGAAATCATGATAAAGTAAAAGAATTAGATAAATCAGTAGCCACAAAATTAGGATATGAAGATACTTTCCCTGTAACAGGGCAAACATATCCTAGAAAACTTGATTCACAAATGTTAAATGTGCTTAGTACCATAGCTCAATCAGCATATAAATTTAGTAATGACATCAGATTATTACAAAACTTAAAAGAAATAGAAGAACCATTCGAAAAAAGTCAAATCGGTTCTTCTGCAATGGCATATAAAAGAAATCCAATGAGAAGCGAAAGAATATCTTCTCTATCTAGACATATTATCTGTAATGCTCTTAATCCAGCAATTACAGCTTCGACTCAATGGTTTGAAAGAACTCTTGATGATAGTGCCAATAAAAGATTATCTGTGCCAGAGGCTTTCTTAGCTGCTGATGCAGTATTGGAAATATTCATGAATGTAGTTGATGGACTTGTGGTATATGATAAAGTTATTCATCAGAGAATTATGAGTGAACTACCTTTTATGGCTACTGAAACCATATTGATGGAAGGTGTTAAAAAAGGTGGAGATAGACAAGAACTACATGAAAAGATAAGAGTATTGTCTATGGAAGCTGGAAAACAAGTTAAAATGGAAGGTAAGAAGAATGATCTAATCGAACGTATATTAGCTGATGGAACATTCGGTATGAGCAAAGAAGAAATTTTATCAATATTGAAACCAGAGAATTTTATAGGAAGAGCCCCAGAACAAGTTGAAGATTTCATTAATAATTATGTTAATGTAATTCTAGATGAAAACAAAGATGTACTAGGAAAAACAGCTGAATTAAGTGTTTAA